The genomic DNA CGAAGCCTGCTGCGGCGGCTCTGGCAGCTCGTACTCGTGCATGGGGATGAGCCGAAGGCGCTCGATCATCGCTCCTTGATCGAACGCGCGCAAGCTATTCCCGCCGTCCATCAGGCCCTCGTCTGGCGCGATTGGGAACGCTACTCGCATCGGCAGCGAACGAAGATGCGACTGGGCGGATTCGTCGGCGAAATCGAATACGAGCTGAAGGAGAACGCGCGAATTGATTTCCTCCCTCTCCTCATCGCAGGCGAACTCGTGCACGTCGGCACCGGCACGACTTTCGGACTCGGGAAGTACGTGCTCGAAATCGCTCATCATGAATCCGCGCTCAATTCGGTGCCCGCGACGTCTTAGCTAAATGACCGGAGATGCTCGGAAAGATTGCCGCCATATTGCTAATGTGGAAAAGCGCGAACCGACTTTGATACAGTCAGCCCTGCATGGAGGCGAAGATGAAAAAAGTCGGCTTTACGCTGGAGACTGTTACGCCGCTATTTTTGTCGGGCAATGATCAGAACAGCGTCGAGCTTCGCGCCGCGAGCATCCGCGGACACCTACGCTATTGGTATCGCGCCCTACTGGGCGGACTGGGGATCATACGACCGGACCAACTCCACGAGCTGGAGAGTCGAGTTTTCGGGAAAGAAGAGCAAGGATCTCCAGTACTCGTCAGGATCAAAGACATTCGCTGGGCCGGCGGGCGAATTAAGCAAAACAAAGAGCTTGATCTGGGGTATGACCAAGCGAGGAGGCAAACTCGTCGCCCAGGGTTGACCTATCTGCTCTATTCGACGCAGCTCGGCGGGAACGAACGTCCCTATGCGGATGTCGGGACGACTTTCACGCTGGAGCTTTCTTCGTTCAACGAGGAAGCTGAGAAGCTGTTGAAGCTCACGGCGTGCGCGCTTTGGTGCTGGACGCATTTCGGAGGACTCGGAACGCGCGCTCGACGCGGCGGAGGAAATGTTCAAGTCAAAGGGGTGAGCGACGAGCAGGAGATCTTTCGTGATCTTCCTGCCTTCACGATGGCGGACATAAACACTGTCGAGGCGCTGAAAAGTCATCTGGAAAGCGGATTGAGGAAAGTGCGCGGTCTTGTCGCCGAACTCAACAAGCTCGCGACGAAAACGCCAGGCAGCAGCGTGGACTTTCCCATCCTTCACCCGAATCATGCGGACATCTGGATCATTCGGACCACGTGGAAAGACGCTCTGAGCGCAATGGAAGAGGTGGGGAAGAAATTTCAACAGTTTCGACATAAGCGCAATCCTGATTTTCCTTCGGTGCTGAACGATTACCTGAACGCAGGTCGTTCGCCGACATTGGAACGGCCAGCCTTTGGACTTCCACTGCAATTTCGCTATCGTTCGGCGCCGCACAAGCAGGCCATGGTCGAAACGCAAAGGTTCACTCGGCGCGCCTCGCCGCTGCTGTTTCGCTTCCTCAAACTCGGAGATGGGAGAGTATCGCTCGTTCTGCTCCATTTCAGATCATCTTTCCTGCCGAGCGGAGAGATGCTCAAGATCAAAGACCAGTCGAAGGGGCCAAAGCAGAAACCTCAGTTTCTGAATCCCCCAACCGCTGCCGTTCAACAAGGGTTGACTCAGCAGTTTCGCGATCAATTCGGCGGTCATCTTGATGTGAGGAATTGGTTATGAACCAGGAAGTCTTGCTTCGCAAAATTCAAGCCTTGCTCCATGATCCGCCGGAGAAAGCGATCATTTTAGGCCGCGCGATCAACGGCGGCCATGAGGGTCGGGCAAAAGAGTTGATGGAAAAGCTCGGGCTTGACGGTGTGATTCCGGACGAGGTCAAAATCGCGGATCGAATTGCTTCGGCCGCAGACCGCGTGAACCTCAAGGGCTTTCCGACCGATTGGCCCCAGAACCCCTTGATCGTTCATCCGCTCTCGGGAAAGCGATTTCCCATCCAATCGCTTGCAGCAGTAGATCACCGCACGGTCATGAACTCTGTGGACGAAGTGTTTTCCGAGTTGCGGAGCGCGTATGGCGATGATCGGGAGAAGCTCTATCTGGCGCTCTGGCGCGAGTTGCTTCCCCGGCTTGAAGCCAAGTGCGAGCGAGATGGGATGGGGCAACTGTGGGAAGTGCTTCCGGCGGATACGCGCGTGCCCGATCACTCGATCTGGGAGCATCGCCGCGTGACGTCGGCCATTGCCGGAGCCTTGCCCAAGCCGGCGTTTCTCCTTTTCGCACTTGGACCCGTTCAGAGCTTCATCGCCGCTGCGCGAAAGACGCAAGACCTGTGGGCCGGCAGTTATCTGCTCTCCTACCTCTCCTGGCAAGCGATGAAAGTTGTCGCTGAAAGCTGGGGGCCGGATTCGATCATCTTTCCCGACCTATGCGGACAGCCATTCGCTGATCTCTGGTTGATCGAAGAGAAAGGATTGCGCTTCATCCAAAAGCCTACTGAAGAGATGCTCTCTTCGCCAACTTTGCCCAATCGCTTCCTGGCCATCCTGCCGATGGATGAAGCGGAGAAGATCGCAGAGCAAGTTGTCACAAATGTCCACGAGGCTTTCCGAGAGATTTGCTTCACCGTGAAACGTCGCGTCGAGCAAGAGGTCAGCATCACACCGGACAGCCAGTGGAATCGCATCTGGGAGCGACAGGTTGAAAACTTCTTGGAAACCTATTGGGCTGTGCTTCCGTGGGATGAGGATTACAAGGAGTTTCTCGAAACGTTCAAGACCTGGTGT from Blastocatellia bacterium includes the following:
- the cmr1 gene encoding type III-B CRISPR module RAMP protein Cmr1, yielding MKKVGFTLETVTPLFLSGNDQNSVELRAASIRGHLRYWYRALLGGLGIIRPDQLHELESRVFGKEEQGSPVLVRIKDIRWAGGRIKQNKELDLGYDQARRQTRRPGLTYLLYSTQLGGNERPYADVGTTFTLELSSFNEEAEKLLKLTACALWCWTHFGGLGTRARRGGGNVQVKGVSDEQEIFRDLPAFTMADINTVEALKSHLESGLRKVRGLVAELNKLATKTPGSSVDFPILHPNHADIWIIRTTWKDALSAMEEVGKKFQQFRHKRNPDFPSVLNDYLNAGRSPTLERPAFGLPLQFRYRSAPHKQAMVETQRFTRRASPLLFRFLKLGDGRVSLVLLHFRSSFLPSGEMLKIKDQSKGPKQKPQFLNPPTAAVQQGLTQQFRDQFGGHLDVRNWL
- the cas10 gene encoding type III-B CRISPR-associated protein Cas10/Cmr2 translates to MNQEVLLRKIQALLHDPPEKAIILGRAINGGHEGRAKELMEKLGLDGVIPDEVKIADRIASAADRVNLKGFPTDWPQNPLIVHPLSGKRFPIQSLAAVDHRTVMNSVDEVFSELRSAYGDDREKLYLALWRELLPRLEAKCERDGMGQLWEVLPADTRVPDHSIWEHRRVTSAIAGALPKPAFLLFALGPVQSFIAAARKTQDLWAGSYLLSYLSWQAMKVVAESWGPDSIIFPDLCGQPFADLWLIEEKGLRFIQKPTEEMLSSPTLPNRFLAILPMDEAEKIAEQVVTNVHEAFREICFTVKRRVEQEVSITPDSQWNRIWERQVENFLETYWAVLPWDEDYKEFLETFKTWCEPQQEPWEFAAIVEQYERTGYTPNIGTCYSKLYTLTERGLGSRKATREFAQQVEPHFKCTMIAELEPVHLGEHTDFGKLREFWNKRMIPRLPLLRSGERLSAIALTKRLAAAYYFKARLGWNIETSFPSTSTVATSSFKQRVLEALLNRDKELFEAVNRYVRCVRTLLGDERAKSAPLPKVAEAAARAHRRTPDLPWDFARLDGDWLFEESFNRRDLQRELIEKWKDKPSDLDSTRSEALKALAELLDFAKRNNLRAPSRYYAVLVMDGDQMGKWLAGEFAPRLQDILHPNVWNELRRDGEWQKLGEMPRPLNPSLHLAISKALR